In Spinacia oleracea cultivar Varoflay chromosome 5, BTI_SOV_V1, whole genome shotgun sequence, a single window of DNA contains:
- the LOC130461559 gene encoding protein FAR1-RELATED SEQUENCE 5-like → MAWVDLNESVPDLNENVPESSQYRLITDGQEVIVNPPSVGMCFTTGHEFFEFCQLYAFKEGFEMFIKSNKLKKEYKEKGVSKSGVGKYEAKPHMMELIRLKCKKGGVKKGVGSNVTGCKMNIYGVSRDGLFTILTCDLQHNHPLNPDCSRLMVNYRCIDGTTFKRAMINDMGGVSISKNFGTHLIEKGGYENITFNNRDLRNAINVERRSSRFSAADAAGLDAYFKAQRDLHPEFYSSIQVDDDGVFTNAFWSDARSRGTCKYFGDVITFDTTFACNRYRIPFAPFIGVNHHGKSIIFAAALISHENTPSFVWVFEEFLKCMGKAPLGILTDQDKAICRAIELVFPGVRHRLCLWHMLQNASKNLGSLSDWKKIDTLIRTAIHDLIDPDEFDEAWCHVMDEYGLRGPGWMKDAYDNRRQWAPAYNRGKFWAGMSSTQRSEGMNRFFKTHVNLDCGLVLFIHNYEYCMRIKAEEEKQDNFDNIDKPAKIDVDKSVLVEYVLVKTYTSEKFAEVVKERRGLTHTNVTKTSCHGSVVLYRADEKLTSPFWRKRFKSYDVRVDKENGDLHCSCNLFEFTGILCRHIMRAMDVEDFQFVPEKYILQRWMKCVRSYESIRVSYFDPLESIRLGKAKELSQRHNYLSELAMRNDDALRLYKEAMDVVRLKMEDVVGIRKTGEKGDDLICWWDPDARNVFGRRRLRPREFGERARLRDVEPVVDENRIKTPVDKRHTGRAKTKRNAPFGGKAGGNSKNKKVVTEEEVIANEELICNAFGNLPSYRARQQHANHVGGTYAENVPQSSNVHPSQSSQAHPSQLHLSQDYSQSFEFDINDWRTRL, encoded by the exons ATGGCTTGGGTAGACCTAAACGAAAGTGTCCCTGATCTGAATGAAAATGTTCCTGAAAGCTCACAATATAGATTAATAACTGATGGACAAGAAGTTATCGTTAACCCTCCTAGTGTAGGGATGTGTTTTACAACGGGCCATGAGTTTTTCGAATTTTGTCAGTTGTATGCCTTCAAAGAAGGATTTGAGATGTTTATCAAAAGTAATAAGCTGAAAAAAGAGTACAAAGAAAAGGGAGTATCTAAGTCTGGTGTGGGAAAGTATGAGGCAAAGCCTCATATGATGGAACTTATTAGATTAAAATGCAAGAAGGGAGGGGTGAAAAAAGGTGTTGGGTCTAATGTGACCGGTTGTAAGATGAATATTTACGGTGTAAGTAGAGATGGGCTATTTACTATATTGACTTGTGACTTGCAACACAATCATCCTTTAAATCCTGACTGTAGTAGACTGATGGTTAATTATAGATGTATAGACGGTACTACATTTAAGAGGGCGATGATCAATGACATGGGTGGTGTTAGCATAAGTAAGAACTTTGGTACGCATCTAATTGAAAAGGGAGGTTATGAAAATATTACATTTAATAATAGAGACTTGAGGAACGCAATCAACGTCGAACGTCGTTCATCAAGATTTAGTGCTGCGGATGCCGCAGGACTCGATGCTTACTTTAAGGCACAACGTGATTTGCATCCCGAGTTTTATAGCTCAATACAAGTAGATGATGATGGTGTTTTTACGAATGCATTTTGGTCGGATGCACGTAGTAGGGGTACATGCAAATATTTTGGGGATGTTATTACTTTTGATACTACTTTCGCATGCAACCG gtATCGGATTCCATTTGCTCCATTCATTGGTGTAAACCATCATGGCAAATCAATTATATTTGCTGCGGCCTTAATTTCCCATGAAAATACTCCCTCATTTGTTTGGGTATTTGAAGAATTCCTGAAGTGTATGGGGAAGGCACCACTAGGCATCTTAACCGACCAAGACAAAGCAATTTGTAGAGCAATTGAGCTAGTCTTCCCGGGCGTCCGTCACAGACTATGTTTGTGGCACATGCTCCAGAATGCTAGTAAGAACCTAGGTAGTCTCAGTGATTGGAAGAAAATAGACACCCTGATCAGAACTGCAATACATGATCTGATTGATCCAGATGAGTTCGATGAAGCTTGGTGTCATGTGATGGATGAGTACGGTTTAAGGGGTCCTGGGTGGATGAAGGACGCGTATGATAACAGGCGTCAGTGGGCTCCGGCATATAATAGAGGAAAGTTTTGGGCAGGTATGTCTTCTACACAAAGGAGTGAGGGTATGAATAGATTTTTTAAAACTCACGTGAACTTAGATTGTGGTTTAGTTTTGTTCATTCATAATTATGAATATTGTATGAGGATAAAAGCTGAGGAAGAGAAACAGGATAATTTTGATAACATTGATAAGCCTGCTAAGATTGATGTTGATAAGAGTGTTTTAGTTGAGTATGTATTGGTTAAGACGTACACTAGTGAGAAGTTTGCTGAGGTTGTTAAAGAGCGTAGAGGATTGACACACACAAATGTCACGAAAACCTCATGTCATGGATCAGTGGTGTTGTATAGAGCTGATGAAAAACTAACCTCACCGTTTTGGCGGAAAAGGTTTAAAAGTTATGATGTTAGGGTGGATAAGGAAAATGGTGATTTACATTGCTCttgtaacttgtttgaatttacGGGAATACTTTGTAGACATATAATGCGTGCAATGGATGTAGAGGATTTTCAATTTGTTCCAGAAAAGTACATACTACAACGGTGGATGAAGTGTGTTAGGTCGTACGAGAGCATTCGAGTATCTTACTTCGACCCTCTTGAATCTATCAGATTGGGCAAAGCCAAAGAGCTTTCACAACGGCATAATTACTTGTCTGAATTAGCTATGCGTAATGATGATGCACTTCGGTTGTACAAGGAGGCTATGGATGTTGTGCGGCTAAAAATGGAGGATGTAGTCGGAATACGAAAGACTGGGGAAAAAGGGGACGACCTTATATGTTGGTGGGACCCAGATGCGAGAAATGTATTTGGTCGTCGAAGGCTACGTCCACGAGAATTTGGTGAGAGAGCCAGATTAAGGGATGTAGAACCGGTCGTGGACGAGAACAGGATCAAAACACCGGTTGACAAACGGCATACTGGTAGGGCAAAGACAAAAAGGAATGCTCCTTTTGGTGGAAAGGCCGGTGGGAATTCTAAGAACAAAAAAGTGGTTACTGAAGAGGAAGTTATTGCTAATGAg GAACTTATTTGCAACGCATTTGGAAATCTTCCAAGTTACCGTGCTAGGCAACAACACGCGAATCACGTTGGGGGTACATATGCGGAGAACGTCCCACAAAGTTCTAATGTACATCCTTCTCAAAGTTCTCAAGCACACCCGTCCCAATTACATTTGTCTCAGGATTATTCACAGTCATTTGAATTTGATATTAACGATTGGCGCACCAGATTGTAA
- the LOC130461560 gene encoding uncharacterized protein — protein sequence MTGVRNQYERRSKHKHDKQATNPVDTEERNKNERAKETEPVVPQSLLNDIMNNLEDPEHHTNQETEVNTNEKSNDNGNQEQESDLTQGRKETVRDPEDHTNQETEVNTNEKSNDNGNQEQESNLTKGRKETVRFKTKHNLSNRKQVD from the exons ATGACTGGAGTACGAAACCAATACGAACGACGAAG CAAACACAAACACGACAAACAAGCAACAAATCCAGTCGATACTGAAGA AAGGAATAAGAATGAACGCGCCAAAGAAACGGAGCCAGTTGTCCCGCAATCACTTCTGAACGACATCATGAACAATTTAGA GGATCCCGAACATCAcaccaatcaagaaactgaagtTAACACCAATGAAAAAAGCAATGataatggaaaccaagaacAAGAGTCTGATCTCACTCAAGGACGGAAAGAGACTGTCAG GGATCCCGAAGATCAcaccaatcaagaaactgaagtTAACACCAATGAAAAAAGCAATGataatggaaaccaagaacAAGAGTCTAATCTCACTAAAGGACGGAAAGAGACTGTCAGGTTTAAGACAAAACATAATCTCTCAAATAGAAAACAAGTAGATTAA